Proteins from one Halovivax limisalsi genomic window:
- a CDS encoding zinc ribbon domain-containing protein, protein MHDGDRGCPKCGHTETETDEISTTGGGLSKMFDIQNRSFQVVSCTNCGYSELYRGQSSGNMIDLFLG, encoded by the coding sequence ATGCACGACGGCGACCGCGGCTGTCCGAAGTGCGGCCACACGGAGACCGAAACCGACGAGATCTCGACCACGGGCGGCGGCCTCTCGAAGATGTTCGACATCCAGAACCGGAGTTTCCAGGTCGTCAGCTGCACGAATTGTGGGTACTCCGAACTGTATCGGGGCCAGTCCTCGGGCAACATGATCGATCTGTTTCTGGGGTGA
- a CDS encoding ATP synthase subunit B has protein sequence MKEYQTITEVSGPLVFAEVDEPVGYDEMVEIETPAGATLRGQVLESSEGLVAIQVFEGTEGIDRNASVRFLGETMKMPVTEDLLGRVLDGSGNPIDGGPEIVPDERQDIVGEAINPYSREYPEEFIQTGVSAIDGMNTLVRGQKLPIFSGSGLPHNDLALQIARQASVPEEDEGGDGDDEGSEFAVIFGAMGITQEEANEFMEDFERTGALERSVVFMNLADDPAVERTVTPRLALTTAEYLAFEKDYHVLVILTDMTNYCEALREIGAAREEVPGRRGYPGYMYTDLAQLYERAGRIEGLEGSVTQIPILTMPSDDITHPIPDLTGYITEGQIIVDRSLNSQGIEPPINVLPSLSRLMDDGIGEGLTRADHGDVSDQLYAAYAEGEDLRDLVNIVGREALSDRDNQFLDFADRFETEFVQQGFDTNRSIEETLDVAWDLLSMLPPEELNRVDQEAIDEYYVGDEGEAVEASAD, from the coding sequence GTCCGCTGGTGTTCGCCGAGGTCGACGAGCCCGTCGGCTACGACGAGATGGTCGAGATCGAGACGCCCGCCGGCGCGACGCTGCGCGGGCAGGTTCTGGAGTCGAGCGAGGGGCTCGTCGCGATCCAGGTGTTCGAGGGAACCGAGGGGATCGACCGCAACGCGTCGGTTCGCTTCCTCGGCGAGACCATGAAGATGCCCGTCACCGAGGACCTCCTCGGGCGGGTGCTCGACGGCTCCGGCAACCCGATCGACGGCGGTCCGGAGATCGTTCCGGACGAGCGCCAGGACATCGTCGGCGAGGCGATCAACCCCTACTCCCGGGAGTACCCAGAGGAGTTCATCCAGACGGGCGTCTCGGCCATCGACGGCATGAACACGCTCGTGCGCGGCCAGAAGCTCCCGATCTTCTCGGGGTCGGGCCTGCCGCACAACGACCTGGCGCTGCAGATCGCCCGCCAGGCGTCCGTGCCGGAGGAAGACGAAGGCGGTGACGGAGACGACGAGGGCTCGGAGTTCGCGGTGATCTTCGGCGCGATGGGGATCACCCAGGAGGAGGCCAACGAGTTCATGGAGGACTTCGAGCGCACCGGCGCGCTGGAGCGCTCGGTCGTCTTCATGAACCTCGCGGACGACCCCGCCGTCGAGCGGACGGTCACGCCGCGACTGGCGCTGACGACCGCGGAGTACCTCGCCTTCGAGAAGGACTACCACGTGCTGGTCATCCTCACCGACATGACCAACTACTGCGAGGCGCTGCGCGAGATCGGCGCCGCGCGCGAGGAGGTCCCGGGTCGCCGCGGTTACCCCGGGTACATGTACACCGACCTGGCCCAGCTCTACGAGCGGGCGGGTCGGATCGAGGGCCTGGAGGGCTCGGTCACGCAGATTCCGATCCTCACGATGCCCTCCGACGACATTACGCACCCGATCCCCGACCTGACGGGCTACATCACCGAGGGTCAGATCATCGTCGATCGGTCGCTGAACTCGCAGGGGATCGAGCCGCCGATCAACGTCCTGCCGAGCCTGTCCCGGCTGATGGACGACGGGATCGGCGAAGGGCTGACCCGCGCGGACCACGGCGACGTCTCCGACCAGCTCTACGCCGCGTACGCGGAGGGCGAGGACCTGCGCGACCTCGTGAACATCGTCGGTCGCGAGGCGCTGTCGGATCGGGACAACCAGTTCCTCGACTTCGCGGATCGCTTCGAGACGGAGTTCGTCCAGCAGGGCTTCGACACCAACCGGTCGATCGAGGAGACCCTCGACGTCGCCTGGGACCTGCTCTCGATGCTCCCGCCGGAGGAACTCAACCGCGTCGACCAGGAGGCCATCGACGAGTACTACGTCGGCGACGAGGGCGAGGCGGTCGAGGCGTCCGCGGACTGA
- a CDS encoding V-type ATP synthase subunit D: MATDVKPTRKELMAIEDRIDLSERGHGTLEKKRDGLIMEFMDILDRAQDVRGELTEDYEAAQRKINMARAMEGDVAVRGAAAALQEHPEITTESKNIMGVVVPQIESSRVSKSLDQRGYGIMGTSARIDEAAEAYEDLLESIILAAEVETAMKKMLEEIETTKRRVNALEFKLLPDLYESKEYIEQKLEEQEREEIFRMKKIKDKKEAEEDAEKEAAEADEDPFVAADVQETAAGSD; this comes from the coding sequence ATGGCCACCGACGTCAAACCGACCCGCAAGGAGTTGATGGCGATCGAAGATCGCATCGACCTCTCCGAGCGGGGCCACGGCACCCTGGAGAAGAAACGGGACGGCCTCATCATGGAGTTCATGGACATCCTCGACCGGGCCCAGGACGTCCGCGGCGAACTCACGGAGGACTACGAGGCGGCCCAGCGCAAGATCAACATGGCCCGCGCGATGGAGGGCGACGTCGCCGTTCGCGGCGCCGCGGCGGCGCTGCAGGAACACCCCGAGATCACCACCGAGTCGAAGAACATCATGGGCGTCGTCGTCCCGCAGATCGAATCCTCGCGGGTCTCGAAGAGCCTCGACCAGCGCGGCTACGGGATCATGGGCACCTCCGCGCGCATCGACGAGGCCGCGGAAGCATACGAGGACCTCCTCGAGAGCATCATCCTCGCCGCCGAGGTCGAGACGGCGATGAAGAAGATGCTCGAGGAGATCGAGACGACGAAGCGTCGCGTGAACGCGCTCGAGTTCAAACTCCTGCCCGACCTCTACGAGAGCAAGGAGTACATCGAGCAGAAACTCGAAGAGCAGGAACGCGAGGAGATCTTCCGCATGAAGAAGATCAAAGACAAGAAGGAGGCCGAGGAGGACGCCGAGAAGGAGGCCGCCGAGGCGGACGAAGACCCGTTCGTCGCCGCCGACGTTCAGGAGACCGCGGCTGGCAGCGACTGA